A stretch of the Candidatus Jettenia sp. AMX2 genome encodes the following:
- a CDS encoding SPFH domain-containing protein, translating to MQLGKLTAKYIIPISILSIIALAIIGVKFFIIKVGIDEVGVRTVIWGVDRGIIEKDHGPGWHRAITGIDLWDLYDATVQTLEFAKEPSRIGHDERREVMVRTADDYDVAVDMIVKYQIKKGEAWKLRQSLGPGERYKIIVENETRDAARSVFGKMVERDLYNPDEKRRRAEECRLQLIERLSPRYVAIIDVLILEIRFDPQLERKIKNIKLAELDNVLNISKALAADRRGITQTIDADTEAISQRIAGDRDRAITVLDAETTKTTIEIVAEADQYLVKTMAEGDLYKQERIAEGTLLVKKAQAVGEQLRREALSGLGGDIIIAMEAARNMNLADVNLSSLDLNLLDVDEMATRLGVSDPKGRLRVDPKTFEQVQELLKQPRERDSVR from the coding sequence ATGCAATTAGGAAAACTTACCGCCAAATATATTATTCCTATATCAATTCTTTCAATCATTGCGTTGGCTATTATTGGTGTAAAATTCTTCATAATCAAAGTAGGTATTGACGAAGTAGGAGTAAGAACTGTTATTTGGGGTGTGGATAGGGGTATCATAGAGAAGGATCACGGTCCAGGATGGCACAGAGCTATTACAGGAATAGATTTATGGGATCTGTATGATGCAACCGTTCAGACGCTGGAATTTGCTAAAGAACCATCCCGCATTGGACACGACGAACGAAGGGAAGTCATGGTAAGGACGGCTGACGATTATGATGTTGCCGTAGACATGATTGTAAAATATCAGATCAAAAAAGGTGAGGCATGGAAGTTGAGGCAGAGTTTAGGCCCTGGTGAGCGGTATAAAATTATCGTCGAAAATGAAACGCGTGATGCCGCGCGAAGTGTTTTCGGTAAGATGGTAGAACGCGATCTTTATAACCCGGACGAGAAAAGAAGGCGGGCAGAAGAGTGTAGATTACAACTTATCGAAAGACTTTCACCCCGCTATGTAGCTATCATTGATGTGTTAATACTGGAAATACGCTTCGATCCACAACTAGAGAGAAAGATTAAAAATATTAAGCTAGCCGAACTTGACAACGTATTAAACATTTCAAAGGCACTCGCAGCAGACCGGAGAGGTATTACCCAAACCATTGATGCTGATACAGAGGCTATTTCCCAGAGAATCGCTGGTGACAGGGACAGAGCAATCACTGTGCTTGACGCAGAAACCACAAAAACAACCATTGAAATTGTTGCCGAAGCAGACCAATACCTCGTAAAAACCATGGCGGAAGGTGATCTTTACAAACAAGAACGTATAGCAGAAGGGACGCTTCTGGTAAAAAAGGCTCAGGCAGTTGGTGAACAATTACGGAGAGAAGCCCTTTCCGGCCTGGGAGGAGATATTATCATTGCGATGGAAGCAGCCCGGAATATGAATCTGGCAGATGTAAATCTTTCCAGCCTTGACTTAAACCTGCTTGATGTTGACGAAATGGCAACCCGGCTGGGAGTTTCAGACCCTAAGGGAAGGCTTCGTGTGGACCCAAAAACATTTGAACAGGTACAAGAACTATTAAAGCAGCCCAGAGAGCGGGACAGTGTGCGGTAA
- a CDS encoding SPFH domain-containing protein — MDKYFTSKNKYPYIYRNIIIAVIVIAIIVGGIYGGRELSWKEIAPDEVAVIVNNLTGGIKLVDRAGAIVYYPFIQDIYILDKREQVLRMTAAEIDERHPQGNPLIVKTIDGGDVVLDIQVQYRLKPEFAIFIVQNTGVGDIYKTKWLYDYARTICYYTYGELTLDEFPIATARDEKARKAANEINHALEPHGFYVTSINLTDYRYYREYAEKIQERRLADKEVEEQEMRARAARENQRRVIVEETRRMEVEIARFRGEVDKRLMDARGIAEAKRQDADAYLIRKRFEGDAEFQRLVKQADAVLATVTAEAEGIKALRDALEGDGGRNLVRLEYAKRLKQAIVRSTPIIRQGIETPQSIQRFKYIEDAPKIDYMFPEPPDAVLHSPLKPGPDKTP, encoded by the coding sequence ATGGACAAATATTTTACCTCCAAAAACAAGTATCCCTATATTTATCGAAATATCATAATAGCGGTTATCGTAATAGCAATAATTGTCGGAGGTATTTACGGCGGCAGAGAATTAAGCTGGAAAGAAATCGCCCCTGATGAGGTTGCAGTAATAGTAAACAACCTTACAGGAGGTATAAAGCTCGTAGACAGGGCAGGTGCCATTGTCTACTATCCGTTTATCCAGGACATATATATTCTCGATAAACGTGAACAGGTATTGAGAATGACCGCTGCGGAAATTGATGAGAGACATCCGCAAGGAAACCCCTTGATTGTAAAGACAATAGATGGTGGTGATGTCGTATTGGATATCCAGGTACAATACCGTTTAAAGCCGGAATTTGCAATTTTCATTGTACAGAATACAGGAGTCGGCGATATTTATAAAACAAAATGGTTGTATGATTATGCACGGACCATATGCTATTACACTTATGGTGAATTAACACTTGATGAATTCCCGATCGCTACCGCGCGTGATGAGAAGGCCAGAAAGGCGGCAAATGAAATCAACCACGCGCTTGAACCGCATGGCTTCTATGTGACTTCTATCAACCTGACAGACTACCGTTATTACCGTGAATATGCCGAAAAAATCCAGGAGCGCAGGTTGGCAGATAAAGAAGTTGAAGAGCAGGAGATGAGGGCGAGGGCTGCCAGGGAAAATCAACGGCGTGTAATTGTTGAAGAAACCAGGAGGATGGAGGTTGAGATTGCGCGATTCAGAGGTGAGGTTGATAAACGGCTTATGGATGCCAGAGGTATTGCAGAAGCAAAAAGACAGGATGCTGACGCATATTTAATCAGAAAGAGATTTGAAGGAGATGCTGAATTTCAGAGGCTCGTAAAGCAGGCAGACGCTGTCCTTGCAACGGTAACAGCAGAGGCAGAAGGAATCAAGGCATTGCGGGACGCATTGGAAGGGGACGGTGGCCGCAACCTAGTACGTCTTGAATATGCAAAACGCTTAAAGCAGGCCATTGTGCGAAGTACACCCATTATCAGACAGGGTATCGAAACCCCGCAAAGTATACAAAGGTTTAAGTATATAGAGGATGCACCGAAAATTGATTATATGTTCCCGGAGCCACCTGATGCTGTATTGCATAGTCCATTAAAACCAGGACCGGATAAAACACCATAA
- a CDS encoding alginate export family protein — MKNALWKTCIGSFLTAVFCLAICIMPLRAEGKSLEDMEKELNALKAAIGNLTEQIEAVRQKQEAAIPAFVARKEEDDDEDDLTMLKEDIRILKEEVRTAAQAEPTLKAEDLTGNVYSEFARKVKLGAQIKTRAEYASGFYNVPDSSLPGANGAPPGATPGTVRPRTSVDDEYVLQQTRLWADADVNEHLGVFIQLQDSRAWGVAGSTIGFAVDRRDRSTLGLHQGYFDIKRLFDLPLTARVGRQEIIWGDHRVIGNFVWSNMGRTFDGARFMWDTDTINAEVFGAIVDERGFLAGRGDESVYAGRLGFKKLVPGALLELMYIQKNQHDSTVNSATATGFADSGDGKVLIHNIGARIDGKLPNLEAVDYTFEAHGQFGDYGDLTHRAYAFAGRAGYTFKDVAWTPRFGLEYSFASGDGDPDDSHHGTFDNLYPTNHWQLNYGAIDLLSWQNMHDARVNIKVSPTPKLTAQVDYHYFWLNHSADGWYAAHGGLATPRPGVRQGFTETSNRLAQEVDVTLSYALYKNVHILAGYSFFDPQRWIRNEIGNIPTHWGFIQTTVTF; from the coding sequence ATGAAAAATGCTTTGTGGAAGACCTGTATCGGTAGCTTTCTTACCGCTGTCTTCTGCCTCGCTATCTGTATTATGCCTTTGAGGGCGGAAGGGAAGTCACTGGAAGATATGGAAAAGGAGTTAAACGCCCTGAAGGCTGCTATTGGAAATTTAACAGAACAGATAGAGGCTGTCAGACAAAAGCAGGAAGCTGCTATCCCTGCCTTTGTTGCCAGGAAAGAGGAGGATGATGATGAAGATGATCTCACGATGCTGAAGGAAGATATCCGCATACTGAAGGAAGAGGTGAGAACTGCTGCCCAGGCGGAGCCGACTCTAAAAGCTGAGGATTTAACGGGAAACGTATATTCAGAGTTTGCAAGAAAGGTAAAACTGGGAGCACAGATCAAGACAAGGGCTGAATATGCAAGCGGGTTTTATAATGTTCCTGATAGTTCCCTGCCAGGCGCTAATGGAGCTCCGCCTGGAGCTACACCAGGTACGGTTAGACCCAGAACGAGCGTCGATGACGAATATGTGCTCCAGCAGACAAGGTTGTGGGCTGATGCAGATGTGAACGAGCACTTGGGGGTGTTTATTCAGTTGCAGGACTCCAGGGCATGGGGTGTTGCAGGTTCGACTATTGGTTTTGCCGTTGATCGTAGAGACCGAAGCACCCTGGGTCTCCATCAGGGGTATTTTGACATAAAAAGACTCTTTGATTTACCGCTTACGGCCAGGGTCGGCCGTCAGGAGATTATCTGGGGCGACCACCGAGTTATTGGTAATTTCGTGTGGTCAAATATGGGACGTACGTTTGATGGCGCCAGGTTTATGTGGGATACCGATACCATCAATGCTGAGGTATTTGGTGCAATCGTGGATGAACGTGGTTTTCTCGCTGGCAGGGGAGACGAGAGTGTATATGCTGGCCGGCTGGGGTTTAAAAAGCTGGTTCCCGGCGCCTTGCTTGAGCTTATGTACATACAGAAAAATCAGCATGACAGTACCGTTAATAGCGCTACTGCTACCGGATTTGCAGATTCTGGTGATGGAAAGGTATTGATTCACAACATAGGCGCCAGGATCGATGGTAAGCTACCCAACCTTGAGGCGGTTGATTACACCTTTGAGGCGCATGGACAGTTTGGTGATTATGGCGACCTGACGCACCGTGCTTACGCATTCGCAGGCAGGGCAGGGTATACCTTTAAAGATGTGGCCTGGACTCCGCGTTTTGGTCTTGAATATTCATTCGCATCGGGTGATGGAGATCCTGACGATAGTCATCACGGGACATTTGATAACCTGTATCCGACAAACCACTGGCAGCTTAACTACGGGGCCATAGATCTGCTCTCCTGGCAAAATATGCATGACGCCAGGGTTAACATAAAGGTATCACCGACCCCCAAATTAACCGCCCAGGTTGATTATCACTACTTCTGGCTTAATCATTCAGCAGATGGCTGGTATGCAGCACACGGTGGTCTTGCAACTCCCCGGCCGGGTGTCAGACAAGGTTTTACAGAGACCTCTAACCGGTTAGCACAGGAAGTGGATGTGACGCTAAGCTATGCATTGTATAAGAATGTGCATATACTTGCCGGATACTCATTCTTTGATCCGCAGCGCTGGATTAGAAATGAAATCGGTAATATTCCCACCCACTGGGGTTTTATACAGACCACGGTTACATTTTAG
- the trpE gene encoding anthranilate synthase component I, translating into MMKNRYYPTIDEFKQLATKGNMIPVYRQLFADALTPVSAFQKISDSEYAFLLESAAGGEKIAKYSLLGIHPFLRFTASGNQVIINRGIDKQETIFADDPLEILNKEMAAFTPVPVNGLPKFFSCVVGYIGYDAIRYFEQLPKIPRDDLLLPDIQFMFYNTVIIFDHLTKTIKVVSAARVNGDAPEKIYHEATREIDHIIERLRTPVMSLSDDVTTNGDVTIPFSSNFRKADFLKAVDHCKEYIRAGDIFQVVISQRLKTRTQANPFDIYRVLRVINPSPYMFFLKMGDLKLIGSSPEVMVKVEDKKVTVRPIAGTRKRGRDDGEDTVFEKELIADPKERAEHIMLLDLGRNDVGRVSRYGSVHIDEKMVIEKYSHVMHITSSVCGELLEGKTAFDSLKACLPAGTLSGAPKIRAMEIIDEIEPTKRGPYGGATGYFDFFGNVNTCITIRTILLKGNDAYIQAGAGIVADSIPEREYEETLNKAKGLLKAIELAEKMR; encoded by the coding sequence ATGATGAAAAACAGATACTATCCTACCATTGATGAATTTAAACAGTTGGCCACAAAGGGTAACATGATACCCGTGTACCGGCAGTTGTTTGCGGATGCCCTCACACCGGTTTCTGCCTTCCAGAAAATATCAGACTCTGAATATGCATTTTTGCTCGAAAGCGCTGCCGGTGGGGAAAAGATTGCCAAATACTCACTCTTAGGAATCCATCCGTTTCTCAGGTTTACTGCCTCTGGTAACCAAGTAATAATAAACAGGGGTATTGATAAACAGGAAACCATCTTTGCGGATGACCCCCTGGAAATACTCAATAAGGAGATGGCTGCATTTACACCGGTACCGGTAAATGGTTTGCCAAAGTTCTTTAGCTGTGTGGTTGGTTATATTGGTTATGATGCGATTCGTTATTTTGAGCAATTGCCCAAAATACCCCGGGATGATCTGCTGCTTCCGGATATCCAGTTCATGTTTTATAACACGGTGATTATATTTGACCATCTGACAAAAACCATTAAGGTGGTATCTGCGGCCAGGGTCAATGGTGATGCTCCGGAAAAGATATACCATGAAGCAACCCGGGAGATTGACCACATCATTGAAAGATTACGAACGCCTGTGATGTCCCTGAGTGACGATGTTACAACAAACGGCGATGTCACCATTCCGTTTTCCTCGAACTTCCGGAAAGCCGATTTTCTGAAAGCTGTGGATCACTGCAAGGAGTATATCCGTGCAGGCGATATATTCCAGGTGGTAATCTCCCAGCGTTTAAAAACCCGGACGCAGGCAAATCCATTTGATATCTATCGTGTCTTGCGGGTGATTAATCCGTCCCCTTATATGTTTTTTCTGAAGATGGGGGATTTGAAGTTGATTGGTTCTTCACCTGAAGTAATGGTAAAAGTGGAAGATAAAAAAGTTACCGTAAGACCGATTGCAGGTACCAGAAAAAGGGGAAGGGATGATGGTGAGGATACGGTATTTGAAAAGGAACTGATTGCCGATCCAAAAGAACGTGCGGAGCATATTATGCTTCTTGATTTAGGGAGAAACGATGTGGGAAGGGTTTCGCGATACGGCAGTGTTCATATTGATGAGAAAATGGTGATTGAAAAATATTCTCATGTAATGCACATAACCTCCAGTGTATGCGGTGAACTGCTGGAAGGTAAAACTGCCTTTGATTCCCTGAAGGCCTGTTTACCTGCAGGTACGTTATCCGGTGCTCCGAAAATAAGGGCAATGGAAATCATTGACGAGATCGAACCAACGAAGCGTGGTCCTTATGGAGGGGCAACTGGATACTTTGATTTTTTTGGAAACGTGAACACCTGTATTACGATCCGTACAATTCTGTTAAAAGGTAACGATGCATACATTCAGGCCGGTGCCGGTATCGTTGCTGATTCCATCCCGGAACGGGAGTATGAAGAGACCTTAAATAAGGCGAAAGGCTTATTGAAGGCAATAGAACTTGCGGAAAAGATGCGTTAG
- the amrA gene encoding AmmeMemoRadiSam system protein A yields MNKEAKKILLDIAQNGVKAAVNQKPILSLTCDHPELQGKQGAFVTLKTQGNLRGCVGRLESDIPIYQLIYAMAVSSAIDDYRFAYNRIKPSDLKFLEIEISLLSALKPINDPMDFELGKHGVLIRKGSQAGCFLPQVATETGWSKEEFLSYCCSGKTQLPPDAWKSGDVELFVFTVEIIRGKDVV; encoded by the coding sequence ATGAATAAAGAAGCAAAAAAAATTCTTCTGGATATAGCACAAAATGGGGTTAAAGCAGCAGTAAATCAAAAACCCATCCTATCCCTCACCTGCGACCATCCGGAACTTCAGGGAAAACAGGGGGCTTTTGTCACCCTGAAGACCCAGGGAAATCTCCGTGGCTGTGTCGGTCGTCTTGAATCTGACATACCAATTTACCAACTGATCTATGCCATGGCTGTTTCATCAGCGATTGATGATTACCGGTTTGCATATAATCGCATAAAACCTTCAGATCTAAAATTTCTGGAGATAGAAATATCTCTCCTGTCAGCATTAAAGCCAATTAATGATCCGATGGACTTTGAGCTTGGCAAGCATGGTGTGCTCATAAGAAAGGGATCCCAGGCAGGGTGCTTCCTGCCGCAGGTAGCAACAGAAACGGGGTGGAGCAAAGAAGAGTTCCTCTCTTATTGCTGTTCGGGTAAAACACAACTGCCTCCAGACGCCTGGAAATCGGGAGATGTTGAACTCTTTGTTTTTACCGTAGAAATTATCAGGGGAAAAGATGTCGTATAA
- the amrB gene encoding AmmeMemoRadiSam system protein B: protein MKQFVFLKTFLLFTLLVFAIPIRIVSAQEIPHEVWEPQVAGRFYPVNEDALRDQITTFFKNIGKQPAKGKPIALITPHAGYIYSGQVAAYGYHAIRNYGFKRVILLATSHFIGGRRFRGISVLKVKNFKTPLGLIPVDQDACNYLLNADTRAATNSSKKAHLFGSYEGAYQGEYSMETQLPFLQMTLDDFTLVPMVVGILMNEDFDQFAEIIRPLLDEKTLIVVSSDFTHYGEAFSYVPFKTDIERNIKLLDSGAFEKILSRDFNGLKQYKKQTGINICGIIPIALLLKLLPDDARGEVLSYDTSGRQSGNFSFSVSYTSIVFIHE from the coding sequence ATGAAACAGTTCGTTTTTTTAAAAACCTTTCTTTTGTTTACCTTGCTGGTCTTTGCCATACCAATCCGGATCGTGTCTGCCCAGGAAATACCGCATGAGGTCTGGGAGCCACAGGTAGCCGGACGTTTTTACCCCGTCAATGAAGATGCATTACGGGATCAGATCACTACATTCTTTAAAAATATCGGGAAACAACCCGCAAAGGGGAAACCTATAGCTCTTATCACTCCTCATGCAGGGTACATATATTCAGGCCAGGTAGCTGCCTACGGATATCATGCTATCAGAAATTATGGGTTTAAAAGGGTGATCCTCTTAGCTACAAGCCATTTCATAGGTGGTAGGCGTTTCCGGGGAATATCTGTCCTGAAGGTAAAAAACTTTAAAACCCCCCTGGGCCTTATCCCTGTTGACCAGGATGCATGTAACTATTTGCTGAACGCTGATACCCGTGCAGCCACAAACTCTTCGAAAAAAGCACATCTCTTTGGATCGTATGAAGGTGCATACCAGGGAGAATACTCTATGGAAACACAACTGCCCTTTTTACAAATGACCCTTGATGATTTTACGTTGGTCCCCATGGTGGTAGGAATATTAATGAACGAAGATTTTGATCAATTTGCTGAGATAATCAGGCCCTTGCTCGATGAGAAAACCCTTATTGTTGTCAGTTCAGACTTTACACACTACGGTGAAGCATTCTCATACGTCCCTTTCAAAACCGATATTGAAAGAAACATCAAACTTCTTGATTCCGGAGCCTTTGAGAAGATACTTTCAAGGGATTTTAACGGATTAAAACAATACAAGAAACAGACCGGTATAAACATATGCGGCATCATTCCAATTGCCCTGCTTTTAAAATTACTGCCAGATGATGCCAGAGGCGAGGTGCTTTCTTATGATACCTCCGGGCGGCAATCCGGTAATTTTTCCTTTTCGGTAAGTTACACATCCATTGTATTCATCCATGAATAA
- a CDS encoding YqaA family protein has protein sequence MDITERTELIKVRKASLHRRLYEWVLHWAYTPYSAVALFILAFCESSFFPIPPDVLLMALAFSIPRKSFKYAAICSAGSVLGGCFGYFVGYQFFEYAGIPILNFYGIMDKFYFVKEQYNNNAFAAVAIAGFTPIPYKVFTIAAGACKIDILTFMSASIISRSGRFFILAGLTFIFGPRIKEFIDKYFNSISIAFVVLLVGGFFLIKLVR, from the coding sequence GTGGACATTACAGAACGAACAGAACTTATCAAGGTTAGAAAGGCAAGTCTTCACAGACGGCTTTACGAATGGGTACTCCACTGGGCATATACCCCATACAGTGCTGTTGCTCTTTTTATCCTGGCTTTTTGCGAATCATCCTTCTTTCCGATACCACCCGATGTACTCCTCATGGCACTTGCTTTTTCAATCCCCAGGAAATCCTTCAAATATGCTGCTATCTGTTCCGCAGGTTCGGTCTTAGGTGGTTGTTTTGGATATTTTGTGGGATATCAGTTTTTCGAATATGCAGGAATACCAATACTGAATTTTTATGGTATTATGGATAAGTTTTATTTTGTCAAGGAACAATATAATAATAATGCGTTTGCCGCAGTTGCGATAGCCGGATTTACCCCTATCCCCTATAAAGTTTTTACCATAGCAGCAGGCGCCTGTAAGATAGACATCCTGACATTTATGAGTGCATCAATAATCAGCCGTTCAGGAAGGTTTTTTATTTTGGCCGGACTCACCTTCATATTTGGACCAAGAATTAAAGAATTTATTGATAAATATTTTAATAGCATCTCCATCGCTTTTGTGGTGTTACTCGTTGGAGGTTTTTTTCTCATAAAATTAGTTAGATAA
- the ilvD gene encoding dihydroxy-acid dehydratase, whose amino-acid sequence MRSDKITKGIERVPARALLYATGLSKENLGKPFIGVASSFTDLIPGHVHMRSLERAIEKGIHAGGGVSFIFGVPGICDGIAMGHEGMRYSLPSRDIIADIVECVTNAHCLDGLILLTNCDKITPGMLMGIARLDIPGIVVTAGPMISGRKGKERLSLVKDTFEAVGRRRKGEITDNQLACLEMEACPGPGSCQGLYTANTMACFTEAIGMSLPGCAASLAISAEKERIAYKSGMQVVEIVKKGMSARKIMTREAFENAIMVDMALGGSTNSCLHIPAIAKEAGVDIDLKLFDTISAKTPHITSLQPGGEYLLEDLYYAGGIPAVMKQLSGDLHDCFTVSGFSTKEIANTAEVYDENIIRSKENAYHKEGGIAILYGNLSPDGSVIKQSAVSEKMMNSRGVAKVFDSEEEAMKVIMGSGISKGTVIVIRYEGPCGGPGMREMLAPTAAIVGMGLDESVALITDGRFSGGTQGPCVGHVSPEAMVGGPIALIEDGDEITIDIPRRRLELHVPEEVLVRRKKAWKPPKPKVTKGLLARYAKCVTSADKGAVLKAE is encoded by the coding sequence TTGCGAAGTGATAAAATTACAAAAGGTATCGAGCGTGTTCCTGCCAGGGCATTGTTGTATGCAACTGGCCTGAGTAAAGAAAATCTGGGCAAGCCTTTCATTGGTGTTGCGAGTAGTTTTACCGATCTTATTCCGGGACATGTACACATGCGATCTTTGGAAAGGGCTATTGAAAAGGGGATACACGCCGGTGGTGGTGTAAGCTTTATTTTTGGTGTTCCTGGCATTTGCGACGGGATTGCGATGGGACACGAAGGGATGCGTTATTCGCTTCCTTCAAGGGATATTATAGCAGATATTGTTGAATGTGTTACGAATGCTCATTGTCTTGATGGACTCATACTGCTGACAAACTGTGATAAGATCACGCCGGGAATGCTTATGGGTATTGCAAGATTGGATATTCCGGGAATTGTTGTGACCGCCGGACCAATGATTTCAGGCCGTAAGGGTAAAGAACGGCTGTCGCTGGTAAAGGATACCTTTGAGGCTGTAGGGCGAAGGCGTAAGGGGGAGATTACCGATAATCAGCTAGCTTGCCTGGAAATGGAGGCTTGTCCAGGACCTGGTTCGTGCCAGGGTCTTTATACTGCCAATACAATGGCATGTTTTACTGAGGCGATAGGGATGTCGCTTCCTGGTTGTGCCGCTTCGCTGGCGATCTCTGCTGAAAAAGAGCGCATTGCGTATAAGAGTGGCATGCAGGTTGTGGAAATTGTGAAAAAAGGCATGAGTGCCAGAAAAATTATGACCAGGGAAGCATTTGAGAATGCTATTATGGTTGATATGGCGCTGGGGGGCTCTACGAATAGCTGTCTGCATATCCCTGCTATTGCAAAAGAAGCAGGGGTAGATATTGATCTTAAGTTGTTTGATACGATTAGCGCAAAAACCCCTCATATAACAAGCTTGCAACCTGGTGGAGAATATTTGCTGGAAGACCTCTACTATGCCGGAGGCATTCCTGCCGTCATGAAACAACTGTCCGGAGACCTGCACGATTGTTTTACGGTAAGCGGTTTCAGTACGAAGGAGATTGCAAATACGGCTGAAGTTTATGATGAAAACATAATCCGGTCAAAAGAGAATGCCTATCATAAGGAAGGCGGGATTGCTATTTTATATGGAAATTTATCACCGGATGGGTCGGTTATTAAACAGAGTGCTGTATCTGAAAAGATGATGAATTCCAGGGGCGTTGCGAAGGTGTTTGATAGTGAAGAGGAAGCCATGAAGGTTATTATGGGTTCCGGAATTAGTAAAGGTACGGTGATAGTTATACGGTATGAGGGACCGTGCGGCGGACCCGGGATGAGGGAGATGCTGGCTCCAACTGCTGCTATTGTAGGTATGGGTCTGGATGAATCTGTTGCCCTTATAACCGATGGGCGTTTTTCTGGTGGCACTCAGGGACCCTGTGTTGGTCACGTATCTCCCGAGGCGATGGTTGGTGGACCTATTGCACTCATAGAGGATGGTGATGAGATTACGATAGATATCCCTCGCCGAAGATTAGAATTGCATGTTCCGGAAGAGGTTCTTGTGAGACGTAAAAAAGCGTGGAAGCCACCTAAGCCTAAGGTAACGAAAGGTTTGTTAGCCCGCTATGCTAAATGTGTAACATCTGCGGATAAAGGAGCTGTGCTCAAAGCGGAATAA
- a CDS encoding NTP transferase domain-containing protein produces MEKITAIILAAGKGTRMRSPKPKVLHEVCGTTLLEYVVEAVQNAEISEIIIVVGDKKEAVRNSLKGIPVKIAEQLEQLGTAHAVLSAKHHLPDLTDTVLVLNGDVPLIKPHTLKKLVSLHTEGGNDVTLLTVSSENPRGYGRISRDSRGCIKGIIEENEATEEEVRIKEINAGVYVFKKKSLWEGLENIVPDNKKGEFYLTDILSVFYREGKRIHGLVSNTASEVLGINTQLDLTVINQIKRDEILRSLMDGGVTIVDPASTFIEKFVEIGEGTRIYPFTYICKNTRIGRCCCIGPFAYIESGTITEDNVQIRNRTDCAFFTEGENG; encoded by the coding sequence ATGGAAAAGATTACAGCTATCATTCTTGCCGCAGGAAAAGGCACCCGCATGCGATCGCCGAAGCCAAAGGTACTGCACGAGGTATGTGGCACTACTCTTCTGGAATATGTTGTTGAGGCAGTACAGAATGCGGAAATTTCCGAAATAATTATTGTTGTAGGAGATAAGAAAGAAGCTGTACGTAACAGCCTGAAAGGAATTCCGGTCAAAATTGCAGAACAGCTCGAGCAATTGGGAACTGCGCATGCCGTTCTGTCTGCCAAACATCATCTTCCTGATCTGACGGATACTGTCCTGGTACTTAATGGTGATGTACCCCTCATCAAACCACACACATTGAAAAAGCTTGTTTCCCTGCATACAGAGGGTGGTAATGATGTGACTTTACTAACGGTTTCTTCTGAAAACCCGCGTGGATACGGGCGGATTTCCAGGGATTCCCGTGGATGTATAAAGGGAATTATAGAAGAAAACGAAGCAACCGAAGAAGAAGTAAGGATTAAAGAGATCAATGCCGGGGTGTATGTTTTTAAAAAGAAATCTCTTTGGGAAGGTTTAGAGAATATCGTGCCTGATAATAAGAAGGGTGAATTTTATCTGACTGATATCCTTTCCGTTTTTTACCGGGAAGGGAAAAGAATTCATGGGCTTGTGAGTAATACTGCTTCTGAAGTGTTAGGGATAAATACTCAATTGGATCTGACTGTGATCAACCAGATTAAACGGGATGAAATACTGCGGTCTCTTATGGATGGGGGGGTAACGATTGTTGATCCCGCCAGTACCTTTATTGAAAAATTCGTTGAAATCGGAGAAGGAACCAGGATTTATCCTTTTACCTATATTTGCAAAAACACCCGTATCGGCCGGTGTTGTTGTATAGGCCCTTTTGCATATATAGAATCTGGCACAATTACGGAAGATAATGTACAGATAAGGAACAGAACGGATTGTGCTTTTTTTACAGAAGGGGAAAATGGATAA